In Topomyia yanbarensis strain Yona2022 chromosome 2, ASM3024719v1, whole genome shotgun sequence, one DNA window encodes the following:
- the LOC131680536 gene encoding uncharacterized protein LOC131680536, translated as MSGELRALQKRERQLLGMLDSVERFLGRSADERDECEIIVRLQMLEDAAKEFFTVRGKIELILEDAEKEKQANSDPDMKKEALDHLDDENFHIMQEFDDRFCHLKARLLQLQSQGDIVRSTDGSLHDSHRADGLCKVKLPEIRLPTFRGVIREWVTFRDTFKSLIHDNSQLTDTDKFTYLRASLADEALQEINSIDLSAANYIVAWMTLEMRYENKKLIVKTHLDVLFNLEPLKRETYDGLNHILSEFEKNVQMLEKIGENPTEWSTILA; from the coding sequence ATGAGCGGTGAATTAAGAGCGCTACAGAAACGGGAACGCCAGCTTCTGGGAATGCTGGACTCAGTCGAGCGATTTCTAGGAAGGAGCGCTGACGAACGCGATGAGTGTGAAATCATAGTACGGTTACAAATGCTAGAAGATGCTGCCAAGGAGTTTTTCACGGTTCGAGGAAAGATTGAGCTTATTTTGGAAGATGCAGAGAAGGAGAAACAGGCAAACAGTGACCCGGATATGAAGAAGGAAGCTCTGGATCATTTAGACGACGAAAACTTTCATATTATGCAAGAATTCGATGATCGTTTCTGCCATCTAAAAGCGAGACTGTTACAGTTGCAATCCCAAGGCGACATAGTGCGATCTACCGACGGTTCTCTTCATGACTCGCATCGTGCTGATGGATTATGTAAAGTAAAACTACCTGAAATTCGTCTTCCAACGTTCAGAGGGGTCATTCGAGAATGGGTTACTTTTCGAGACACCTTTAAAAGTTTAATACATGATAATTCGCAGTTAACAGATACAGATAAGTTCACATACCTCCGAGCTTCACTGGCAGATGAGGCTCTGCAGGAAATAAATTCCATCGATTTGTCTGCTGCTAACTACATTGTTGCATGGATGACCCTAGAGATGCGctacgaaaataaaaagttgattGTAAAGACTCATCTCGATGTTCTGTTCAACTTGGAGCCACTGAAACGAGAAACGTACGACGGACTGAATCATATACTAAGTGAGTTTGAGAAGAACGTTCAGATGCTTGAAAAGATAGGAGAGAATCCAACTGAATGGAGCACAATTTTGgcgtag